TTTCCTTGAATAATGTAACCAGACCAATAATACGGGTGTGCTAGTCCATTTTCGCGATTCTTTTGTAGAAAGGAAAGTTTGGCATCTCTTAATGATGCATCTTTCGTTTTTCCATCGGCTAAGTTTTCATAAAACATACCCATGAGGTTGGCTGATGAATTATCATTTACTTTCCATAGTGTACTTGATATGCTTGCAGCTCCACTATAGAAAAATCCTCTTGCCAAACTTAAAAAACCTTCACCTCGTTTTAACTCGCCTATTCCGCTTTCGCACCCGCTTAGGGTAACAAGACTAGCATTCAAGGTTAGATTATATAAGTCTTTAACAAAAAGTAAATCATCAGATTCCTTTTTGGGAGTAAAAGCTAAATAAGAATATTCAGGATTTTCATCATCAAAAACCGCATGTGTTGCTAAATGTAATACCGAATAATCTGATAATGACGAAGTGAAATTTTGAAGGGTAGCTTGGTCATTTATAAAAGACTTTCCTTTAAAGGAGGTTAGAATATGTTCAACTTCGTTTTTATTATGCGGTAAATTGCCCAAAATATGAGAACGACTGCCGCCCGTAGGTCCGTTAGAGTCAAAACTAGGTGCAAAGGCAAGAAGGTTAGTACTGGTTTGTTCTTTACTATTTAATTGAGACCACAGGGTAGCAGAGTTTACATAGCTAAGGTTTCTATCTTCAATCAAGTAACGATTTTCTTTATCATTAGTGACTAAACTGCCAAAAGGAATATAGTTTAACAACCCATCTGGTGCTAGTATTATTCTTTCTTGAGGATGTAATTTTAAAATTGGATGCAGTAATTTTTGATAAATTGTATAACTTAATTTAGAAAGAGAATCCAGGTTTGATTTCGGATTCGAAAGCAAGGCATGTAAGTCATTTATATCACCTTCAAGTTTTGGAGTAATTTCAATTTTTTGAAAAGATTTCTTATTTTTTGAAATTGCAATAGCGTATATATTTTCATTTCCATAGAACCAAGAAACAAAGAGTTCATTTTCGGTAAGGTTGTTTTGAACATCTTGGAGTGATAAAATTTTGCTATTATACTTTAGATCAAAATAGGTAGGGTAGTTTGTTTCTACATCAACTATTAAATTACGAAGCTCTTGATTTAAGCTGAAAAGGTTATCCTCAAGTGAAGAATTAGAATTTTCAGAAGAAGTGAGTTCCTTTTCAACTAATGTAATTTTGTTTTTTAATAGATTTTCCTGTTCTCGAATTATTTTAGGAATGTTTGCAAATTCTGTAGCTTGTGAAGATAATAGCGCTTCCATTAACAACACCGATTTGCTTTTTTCTGAATAACGAAACGCCTCATCAATATAATAATCATTTTCAGATGTTTTATATAGGGTATATGTGGATTCCATTCCCGACTCAAAAAGCGGATAGGCATTTTCGATTAAAAAAGCTTTATCCCTGTCATTTTTAAATGATGGTTTTGACAAATCAATTGTAGCGATGGCCGTTTCAATTACATTAAAGTTCGCTAAGTGGTCATCATGGGTGCCTTTTTTCTTAAGAACGGTAGATTTTGAAAGTAGTAGTGGTAAAACCTCTTGTTTCTGTAAAACATTAGTTGGATCAGGATTATCCAAAAAGGAATGTGAATTAAAATCATTTCCTAAATTAATTAAGCCTTTTTGATAGTTATCCAAGGCTTTATCCCACAAACTTTGTTTTTCATAAGTATCCCCTATCTTCTTATAAATAAGAAATTTATTTACATCTGGGGTTACTTCTAGGGCTTCAAAGAATGTCTTGATGGCTTCATTCAACTTATTTTCAGTAACTAGGATATCTCCTTTTGTAGAAATGTAGCTGAAGTTAAATGGATCTTTTGAAGCTTTATATTTTTCAATTTTATTCAAATAAAAATATGCGCTGTCAATTTTACCTAAGACATTATATATTTTTGAAAGCATAAGGCTGGTGGTAACAATACTATTTCTTTTGCTTTGATCATAACTGTCTTCTGCAGCACTAATGGTTTTAATAAAAATTTCTTTTGATGAGGTATACTTCTTCTGAGTATATAAAGAACTTGCGTATAGGTTATATACCTTGTCCAGACTTTCATTTTCGTGAGGTAAGTACTCTTTGTAAAGGCGAATGTTTTTTTGGTAATATTCATCTGCAACTTCAAACCTGTCTCCTTCCGCATTTATATTGGCAATAAAACTATAACATGTAGATAAAAAACTTAAGTCATCTGCGCTCTCTTTATACTTGTCCGTTTTAGTTAAATCAGCGATTATTTCCTCGAAATAAAATTGAGATTGAACATAGTCTCCTACTTTGTGGTAATAGTTTCCTTTGTTATAATTAAGGTAATTTATTTGATCATCTCCGCGGTTTGGTAAAGTGTCCAAAACGGAGCCATTATTTTGAATGTGATAATCAATGGTCTTTATTGTTGATTTTATTTTATCGGTATCATAATAATATCCGGCTGCAAAACATACATAATTAAGATTGTCAATTAAGGTAATATAGTCACCCTCTTTGAGTGCTAATTGATACATTTCGTTATAATAGAAGTAAGTGGAATCCTTGTTGGTGTAGAAAAAAATACTTGCCTTATCTTCCAGTGTTTTCAACCTTTCCTTATAATCTTGCCCAGAAAGCAAGATAAAATTCAATAAGAAGAATGTTGAAATAAATTTTTGGACATTCATTTATAAGAAGATCTGGTTTTAAGAAAGATACAAAATTGATAAGTATCTTAATAGTTGTTATGTACCACAGTTACAACTAAAAAACCCCTAGAAGGGGTTTTGACTTTTTAATAAACTTTAATTAGATTAATTAATGTAAGATTCTATAGAGAATGGCTCAAAAGCTCCATCTTTAGTTTCTCCGCTAGCTTTAACAAGAATTTGACCTTTATAGTCGGCTGTATTAAATTTTAAATGGATATAATTTAAATATCCTTCAAAGTCGTTTAAGGGTTTTGGATATCCTTCTGTACGTGCAATAACATTGTTATTTTTATCATAAATTTCTATTCGAAATGTTTCATAATTAACAGGTAAGGTAACAATTTCTAAGCCTTCCCAAAAGTCGTTACAATTTCTCGGCCTTGGACAAGGTGGTAACGGTTTGGGACCTTTTTTGTAGACCTCATCTAGGTATCCTAAAATTAAACGCTGTTCATTTAGCGCAGTATCTTTTTCTAGAGTAGCTTCAACATACCTTTCTTTCTGAGCATTTGTAGCTTGTCCTAAGTCCAAAACCATTTTTAAATCTTTAATTTCCGCCTCGAGCATAGCTATATGGAAATCTAGGGATTTAGCCTTAATGTCCTCTGAGAATATATAATTTGTTTCTGTTAAAATGGAATCCTTGCTATCAATGTTTCCATGATAGTCTTTAATGCAAGATGAGAATATAACGACAGAAAAAAGAGATAGTAGAATTTTTGTTTTCATAATTTTGAAATTTATAGTTTGTTAAAAAAAGTTGGTCAAAAGGATATACTCAAAAGTATGTGGTTTACTATTTATTGACTATGAAATATGTAACTAGTGCTGTAGGTTATGTAACAATGACTTTTTTCATACCTCTGGTTTAACTTATTATTTATAATTAATGATACCAGAAGAGAAAGGTTAACACCCTTCATTAATTTTTACTAATGAGACTAGAATTTCTATTAGCTGTGCTTAAGAAGCACAATGCCGTTATTCTTATTTTCAAATGTAGATTCATTAAAAAATGTTTCAAACGCTTGCTTTAAAACCTCTCTTAAATTTTTAGAATATTGTGTATTAATTTGTTGTTGGTCTTCTCTTTCAAGTTTTCCGCTTATGGTTATTCCTTGTACTTTAAAATGAATGCCGTTAGCCGTTTTTTCTGGATCTAATAATAAGCTTAAATATATGTCGCCAGACCATTGTACAGTATGTGGCGACGAATCTGAAGTTCTATGAACACATGAGAAATCATTTAGTCGACTTCTAATGTTGATAGTGTCTAACGCATTGAATTTTAAAGTCAAAAACACTTTCCCGTATTTATTAGCTCTAAAATTAGTTTCAACACTTGTGGTAGGCTCAAAGTTGTATTTGAAGTATATTGGGCCAGCTTGTCTATTTCCCGCTTTTGGTATTGGTTTTTTTACTGTGGTAGAGTCAATTTCCGGTGCAATATCTAGCTTATTTTTTATTTGAAGGGTAGTTTTGGCATCATACCAATTTAGTTCAGCTTTGTCTTTTAAGAAAGTTAGATGAATGTTGTTTGCTGTTTTGTTATTTAAATTTTCAACAAGACTAATAACTTCGTTTTTTGTTATTGTTTGACAGTAACTTATGGTTATCATTAACATTAAGGATATATGTGCTACTATATTTTTCGTATTCATGATTTTCTAGTTTAATACGTGGTATTTTTAAAATGGTCATCAATTTGCCGTTTAGTATATATTCTTTGGTATACATGGGTAAAACCATCAATCATGTTATCTTTTATATATAATTTTTTGTTGCTAACAGTAAATGAACCCCAAAAAGTGAATTTATCTTCTATATGAATATTGTAAACACTATCTATACTGCTATAAACCGATTTCGATTTCCTTAAATGAAAATTTGACAAAGATTTTAAGGAGTCTTTTAAGTAGGCCCTGAATTTACAGTCCGATGAAAATAAAATAGCGTCGTGATTGTAATTAGAATGACCATATCCTGCAATTCCCCCACTTATCCTAACAAGTTTCCATCCACCAAATAAACTGTCTGGCGTTGATTGTGATGATAAGCCGTTTAAAAGGCAAAGGTTAATAACTAGGAAGAATATTAGTGTAGTTTTTTTCATCGTAATTGGTCCTCTTAATTTGGCAATATCAAAACTTCTACACGTCTGTTTTTTGATCTATTTTCTTCTGTGTCATTTTCAACCAAAGGCTTAGATTCGCCTAATCCCATTTCTTTCCAACGAAAACCACTACTAGGTATAAGTTTCTTTAATTCTGCTGAGACACTTTTGGCTCTCGCCAGTGATAAATTTTGGTTGGTTTCTGCACTACCTACATCATCTGTATGGCCCTCGATTATTACATTCCCTTTTTTAAGAACCGCAATATTTTCAGATAGCTTTTTTAATGCAACTAGTCCCTCTGGTTTTAAGTCAGATTTTCCTGTTTCAAATAGCACCTTGCTGTCAAGATTTAAGCGCATGGCGGCACCAATTGCAGCAATGGCGTCTACATCTGCCCCGGGTAGTCCACTTTGTTTTTTTAAATCGGTAAGACGTACATAGTAAAATAGTTCGCCGGGTTTTACAAATGTTGAAATATCTACTTCGGCAACACCACCATCAATTTTGCCTACATGAATCCAATTTTTTCCATCTTTGGATATTTCCAAATCGGTCGGTTCAATTTGCCCTATTTCAAAAATGTAAAGGTCAGGACCATTTACATCGGTCAATGCATTATCAGTGAATTGAACCGTAATGCCGCCACCTAAGCCAAGACTATGAATGCCTGTAACATCTTCCATGTCAAAACCTTTTAGGAAATCTGGTTCTCCAAGTACATTGTTAACTTCTTGGGTTAGTAAAAGTGGGTGATTGGCTTTTACAACTTCATCGGCAAAAGATAGTTTACCCAAAGGCAGATAAACTGCTTTATTCATGTGTCCAACATATGTTTCCCCAGCCTCTTCTCCAAAATAGAGGTCGGGATTTAATTTTTGAAATTTGTCTTTGGCAGCTTTTGCTTTTCTCTCAAAATCTTTTTGAAATACTTTAACGATTTTTTTACGATATTCAATTGTTTTTTGATACTGTGGACTCGCTTTTAACGCGCCAGATGAGATGTCATTTTCAGTTTTTTCGAGATCAGCCAAAACCCGATTTGCTTCTTTAACACTGTGCAATTGTCCCGTTACTTTTTTTAATTGTTCCATTTTCTGTTTCTCTTCAACACTAGGTGGAACCTCATTTTTACGTTCAATATCACGCATGACATAGCCAGCTTCGGTCAAGTCTAATTTTTCCATAATATGGGTGCCCGCTAAAGAGTCAATTGTTTTAAGTTTTGCCATTGTGGCCTCTGGACCAGATTCTGCTTGAACGGTTAAAATGGCCTCTTCTAAAGAAACTCCTGTTGGTGTATTTTTCGTTGATAACTGCTCTTTTGAGAGTTTGCCTTTTAATTTTGGTTCATTGTAAATTTCAATTTCTCTATTATTCATTGCTTCTTCGGCAAGAATTTTAAGGCTATCGGGGTTGTTTATGAGTTTTTGCATATCCTCCCTAGATACTCCGCTTGCTTCTAACAGATCAAGAATGGCATCAGTTTTTAATAGGTCACCAAAAGAACCTAAGTCTTCTGAGCCTTGGCTGTCAGCTCCACTCATTTGTAATAGCTTCTTTAAAGCAATAGCTTCTGGCGAGTCATTATCAGAGTTCTCATCACTACTGCCCATATCAAACAGGCCGCCTAATTGCTCCATTGATTTTTCTAGATCATCAGTAGAAATATTGGTTTCATCTTTATTGCTATCAGGTCGTATTTCTGAATTTTCTTCTGTGGCCTTTTCATTGGTTTTATCCTCACCACAAGAAAGAATAAGTAAGAATATACAAAGAAGTATTAAGTAGTTTTTCATGATTATTGCCTTTTGTATTTGTCTGCCATAAACTGAAAGTAAATGAAGCCTGCATGGTTGTACCAATTATCATAGCCTAGCATAGATTCACATTGTTCTATAGCTCTTAAATTTTCTTCCAGTGCATGAATCATTTCAGCATATTTGTCATCATACGCTTTGTTTAGTGTTGGAATTGATTTTGTTAAAATGATCATTTTTTGACTTTGCCATGCTAAACCAGATACGCCATGAACAGCCGATACATCATCTCCGAAAGCAATTCCTGCATTTATTTTTTTCATTGCATGGGAGTAAATTACTCGGAGTCGTTCTAAGTTTAATCGTCTGTTGTTTAGATTGTCATATTCTTTTTCTAAACATGCACAGCCCGCTTCATTGTCGTTTTCATTTGGAATGAATGTTGATATTGCACCTAGAATATTAGCTTCGGCGTATGTAACTTTATAGTCCGCATTCTTAAATTTTAATGTATTAAGATTTCCGTCAATGGCATTAATGAGTTTTATACTTTTTGATAACACCAAAGGCATGTCATTGGACTTATTGGTTTTGATTTTAGTTTTCTCCGGATTTTCATTTTCATCAACAGGAAAGTTATTCTCTTTATTTCTTTTTGGAGGATTCACAAAATCATCCTTATGATAGTTTATTGGATTTCCTTTGTTGTCGTATTTAGGGCGTTTGTAGTTGTCGTATTCAATAGGTTTCTTATTGGCATCTAAAGCGGGTCTAGACTCTGTTTCACCTTCTGCATATTGAATGGGGTTACCATTAATATCATATTTAGGACGCTTGTCGTCACCAAATACAGGATAATCTATACGCTCGTTATTTCTATCATATACAGGTCTTTCAAAATAATCTAATTCGTTGTTATGTACCGGTTCTCGATACTGAATAGGATCTCCATTGATATCATATTTTGGAAGCTCTTCATTGGTAAATACAGGATATTCTATAGGTTGGTTGTTCCTATCATACACTGGTTGTCCCAAGGAGTTTAATTCATCATAGTCTATATTTTGTTCATCATTATTATCCGAATTTGAATTTGATGAATTTGTAGTTAAAGGTTCATAAGATGAATCAGTATTTGAAGAATTACTAGAACCTTGCCTAGGTGAGTTAGAATTACCGCTATCAGCACCATTTCTGTTAGTTCCAAATTGTGGAGGTATACATGAAGAGGGTAATTGTGGTCCTCCGCGAGGATCAGCTTGTGCATCATCATCATCAGGACTTAATCGTCTCGTAAATTCATTTACTACGCTATTTGCCCTATTAAAAAAATCTTCTATGCCATCATGGTTTTCGTAAATAAATTTAAGTGATTCAGTAAAAACCTCGGAAAGAGAAGGGCTAGCACCAGCGGTTCCAATTTGTTGGCCTAAGCTGAAACATAATAGAATAAGTAATGTCTTCGCCGATTTCTTTTTTATTAATAAAAGCACTAATAATATTGTGATGATGCTGAAAAACCCAATTACAACATAAAGTATTGTGTTTGTGCCGCCTGTACCTGATTCATTTTGTGGTTGAGAAATGGAATTTGAAGCGTTAAATACTTGTCCGCTTCTGGTAGCAGCAGCTTCGTTAGCAGGATAATATAAATTACCCATGTACGGAATATTTTCACCATTAGTCCAAACAGCAAGTTGAAAAGAAATATTAGGTATTGTACTCGTAATAACGATTCCAAACTTACCTGCCGTTTCAAATGATTCTTGAAATAAACCATTTTTAGTATGTCCGTTAATTTTACTGTCTTTCCAGTTATCTTTAACAATATCTACTTTAATATCAGCATTTTTATCTGAAATAACGGTAACCATTATTTTCTGTAATAGTGTTGTACCTTCTGCCCAAAAACGAAGTGAATCTTTTTCTGTTTCCCCTTGCATGTATGAAGAAATTACTTTCTCATTCTGCGAATCTGGACTGAATTCTAGAGTGTATACTTGGTTACCTGTATCTAATTCTGGCATTTTTATTTCATCTTGTGCAAATGCACCAATACCAAGTAGTAGAAAAATATGGAATAGTAGTTTTTTCATGACATTTTTATTTTCTGTGTTTTTGTAATAAATAATTCGCCAAATCAGTCATTTTAAGTCGTAATTCTTCATGTTGTTCTTTGGTACGGTTATTATTAGCACTTTTAATTCCGTAATGTATTAAGAAGGCGTGGTCATAATTTTCATTGTAAATGATTATTCTTCCATGGGCAGGTTGTTGTGCTATATAACAATCACCCGTTTCTGCTAATTCTATGTCCATTCCCATTATTTTTATACCATCTTCCTTTCTTTCTAAATAACTAGCAATTTCTTTCTTGTTCTGTTTTTTAGAACTTGGAGCCGAACTCCAGGAGATGTGCGAGTCTCCACCTAAGGTGTTTTTTCCGAATCCAATAAGTTCAAAAGAGCATTTGTTTTCAGAAGAATTATCGGTTTGGCTAAGGTTTGATTCTGGTACTTTTAGCACTTCCGCTACTTCAGAAATACGCATATCACATTTGTAATCAGTTAGTAGTGAACTGTAATCGCCAGAAGTCATAGCATTATTTTCTTCTTTTTCTAATGAGACTTGTTGTACCGTATCAGTTTTGCTAACGCCTTCTTTTTTAGGACTTTCATTACAGGCAATTACTAGAGAAAGAAATAGTAGGGCTATTGTATTTTTCATATTATAGGTTTTAAAATGGTTTTTCATAATCTAAAGTGTTAATACTAAATTCATTTTCAATTAGTTGTGTGCAAATCATTTTAATAGGTTTCGCATTCTTCTGTGAATAATCTATCATATTCATTTCTAGAGTTAAACCATCTACCATGCTTACCCAAGATTGGTCTATACCTTTTTTTGTTTTTATTCTTTTTGTTTTAAGTTTCGTAAATGCTTTCTGAAACGAAATATCAGCTTCTTGGGTTACCCAAACAGAACCTGATAATTGAGGCCCGGTTACCTGAAACTCTTCACATTCGTACCCTAAAACCTTCTTAGTTTGCCCAGTTGGAGTTATAGAGTAATCACCTTTATTCATTTCTAGATCAGAAGAATCTTCTAAATCTATATGTATTGAATTCATTGTTCTTTGTCCGTCCATATCCATAAAGGTGTGGATGGAAGAGTTTGGTAAATCCATGACTGTTATAAATTCCTGGTCTTTACCCATGCTAAAAGAACTACCCATGTACTCATGTTCATTAGTGAGATAATAGGTTATGT
The genomic region above belongs to Maribacter hydrothermalis and contains:
- a CDS encoding CHAT domain-containing protein, whose protein sequence is MNFILLSGQDYKERLKTLEDKASIFFYTNKDSTYFYYNEMYQLALKEGDYITLIDNLNYVCFAAGYYYDTDKIKSTIKTIDYHIQNNGSVLDTLPNRGDDQINYLNYNKGNYYHKVGDYVQSQFYFEEIIADLTKTDKYKESADDLSFLSTCYSFIANINAEGDRFEVADEYYQKNIRLYKEYLPHENESLDKVYNLYASSLYTQKKYTSSKEIFIKTISAAEDSYDQSKRNSIVTTSLMLSKIYNVLGKIDSAYFYLNKIEKYKASKDPFNFSYISTKGDILVTENKLNEAIKTFFEALEVTPDVNKFLIYKKIGDTYEKQSLWDKALDNYQKGLINLGNDFNSHSFLDNPDPTNVLQKQEVLPLLLSKSTVLKKKGTHDDHLANFNVIETAIATIDLSKPSFKNDRDKAFLIENAYPLFESGMESTYTLYKTSENDYYIDEAFRYSEKSKSVLLMEALLSSQATEFANIPKIIREQENLLKNKITLVEKELTSSENSNSSLEDNLFSLNQELRNLIVDVETNYPTYFDLKYNSKILSLQDVQNNLTENELFVSWFYGNENIYAIAISKNKKSFQKIEITPKLEGDINDLHALLSNPKSNLDSLSKLSYTIYQKLLHPILKLHPQERIILAPDGLLNYIPFGSLVTNDKENRYLIEDRNLSYVNSATLWSQLNSKEQTSTNLLAFAPSFDSNGPTGGSRSHILGNLPHNKNEVEHILTSFKGKSFINDQATLQNFTSSLSDYSVLHLATHAVFDDENPEYSYLAFTPKKESDDLLFVKDLYNLTLNASLVTLSGCESGIGELKRGEGFLSLARGFFYSGAASISSTLWKVNDNSSANLMGMFYENLADGKTKDASLRDAKLSFLQKNRENGLAHPYYWSGYIIQGNTQPLVTSSKWQWYLYGGIIIVILIFLGRKKLVQFFK
- a CDS encoding DUF4412 domain-containing protein, with product MKTIKLIALLFVFSITTNANAQFFKKLTERAQEAAAQTVERKVAEKTERETEKSFDTVFNNKGRLFKNKKAEKLELYSFSHEYVMEITSDNEITDITYYLTNEHEYMGSSFSMGKDQEFITVMDLPNSSIHTFMDMDGQRTMNSIHIDLEDSSDLEMNKGDYSITPTGQTKKVLGYECEEFQVTGPQLSGSVWVTQEADISFQKAFTKLKTKRIKTKKGIDQSWVSMVDGLTLEMNMIDYSQKNAKPIKMICTQLIENEFSINTLDYEKPF
- a CDS encoding OmpA family protein, with the protein product MKNYLILLCIFLLILSCGEDKTNEKATEENSEIRPDSNKDETNISTDDLEKSMEQLGGLFDMGSSDENSDNDSPEAIALKKLLQMSGADSQGSEDLGSFGDLLKTDAILDLLEASGVSREDMQKLINNPDSLKILAEEAMNNREIEIYNEPKLKGKLSKEQLSTKNTPTGVSLEEAILTVQAESGPEATMAKLKTIDSLAGTHIMEKLDLTEAGYVMRDIERKNEVPPSVEEKQKMEQLKKVTGQLHSVKEANRVLADLEKTENDISSGALKASPQYQKTIEYRKKIVKVFQKDFERKAKAAKDKFQKLNPDLYFGEEAGETYVGHMNKAVYLPLGKLSFADEVVKANHPLLLTQEVNNVLGEPDFLKGFDMEDVTGIHSLGLGGGITVQFTDNALTDVNGPDLYIFEIGQIEPTDLEISKDGKNWIHVGKIDGGVAEVDISTFVKPGELFYYVRLTDLKKQSGLPGADVDAIAAIGAAMRLNLDSKVLFETGKSDLKPEGLVALKKLSENIAVLKKGNVIIEGHTDDVGSAETNQNLSLARAKSVSAELKKLIPSSGFRWKEMGLGESKPLVENDTEENRSKNRRVEVLILPN